Proteins encoded in a region of the Oscillatoria salina IIICB1 genome:
- a CDS encoding 2TM domain-containing protein, whose product MPPKWPRQPTREDPEYRRLDDRMNFAVHVALFAACNSGLLFFHQLHVTNWAWGKWITLVWSIILLIHLIYIFGIVDYSTKSNG is encoded by the coding sequence ATGCCCCCAAAGTGGCCCCGTCAACCAACTCGCGAAGATCCCGAATATCGACGTTTAGATGACCGCATGAATTTTGCTGTCCATGTCGCCTTATTTGCCGCTTGTAATAGCGGATTGCTATTTTTTCACCAACTCCACGTTACGAATTGGGCTTGGGGCAAATGGATTACACTTGTATGGTCGATAATTTTATTAATCCATCTGATTTATATCTTTGGCATAGTAGATTATTCAACGAAATCCAATGGCTAA
- a CDS encoding DUF3181 family protein codes for MANPTTQEIEALAAEIGENVYIDVAKWHLYLADAHLHTLVAERVYPLLTQDSAINEDAVLQILRDIPVKLGGGKKELPLVELLPMQSQVNLIDLLEEYQRKM; via the coding sequence ATGGCTAATCCCACAACTCAAGAAATCGAAGCACTAGCTGCGGAAATTGGCGAAAATGTTTATATCGATGTAGCTAAGTGGCATTTATATTTAGCTGATGCTCATTTGCATACTCTTGTCGCCGAAAGAGTTTATCCTTTACTCACCCAAGATTCGGCGATTAACGAAGACGCAGTTCTACAAATTTTGCGCGATATTCCGGTTAAATTAGGTGGAGGTAAAAAGGAACTACCCTTAGTTGAATTACTTCCCATGCAATCCCAAGTTAATTTAATCGATTTGCTCGAAGAATATCAACGAAAAATGTAG
- a CDS encoding DUF6932 family protein yields MTIPPFDELGNLPPGIHYCTWDELVARYDLTLQRSRLIDGLKRAIKHLQAAGCRTIYINGSFVSDKLNPNDFDACWDAEGVDMDYLKIHAPSLLDFSNKRAAQKAQYRGELFPSELLADDSGLSFLELFQFDKKQNRKGLIAIDLLRWE; encoded by the coding sequence ATGACCATCCCGCCGTTTGATGAATTGGGCAATCTTCCTCCAGGTATTCATTATTGCACCTGGGACGAATTGGTAGCAAGATACGATCTTACCTTACAGCGATCGCGCCTGATAGATGGACTCAAACGAGCAATTAAGCATCTTCAAGCAGCAGGGTGTCGAACTATCTATATTAATGGTAGTTTTGTTAGCGATAAACTGAATCCAAATGACTTTGATGCTTGCTGGGATGCTGAAGGGGTAGATATGGATTATCTCAAAATTCATGCTCCTAGTTTGCTTGATTTTTCTAATAAACGAGCAGCACAAAAAGCTCAATATAGAGGAGAACTTTTTCCCTCTGAATTACTCGCTGACGATAGTGGATTAAGTTTTTTAGAACTTTTTCAATTTGATAAAAAACAAAACCGCAAAGGTCTAATTGCCATAGATTTATTAAGGTGGGAATGA
- a CDS encoding helix-turn-helix domain-containing protein: MMILNDLEYQTTKERIAGFQRALTELNTPDNKLKKTNPVLWQLNVDGVQSLLADFSEQIQEYEALISRKQHEPLVFEIDSLAQLPQILIKARLAAKISQSELANRLGIEASLLQRYEDREYESATLTQLLEISQILGISILQKVTLEVTTPAVS, translated from the coding sequence ATGATGATTTTAAATGACTTGGAATATCAAACCACGAAGGAACGTATAGCAGGATTTCAACGAGCATTGACAGAGTTAAATACGCCCGATAATAAGTTGAAAAAGACTAATCCCGTACTTTGGCAACTTAATGTAGATGGAGTACAAAGTTTGTTGGCTGATTTTAGTGAACAAATACAAGAATATGAAGCCTTAATTTCTAGAAAGCAACATGAACCTCTTGTTTTTGAAATTGATTCCCTTGCACAACTTCCCCAAATTTTAATTAAAGCTCGTCTTGCAGCGAAAATTAGTCAGTCTGAATTAGCTAATCGACTGGGAATAGAAGCAAGTCTTCTTCAACGATATGAAGATCGAGAATATGAATCAGCAACGTTGACACAATTACTCGAAATTAGTCAAATTTTGGGCATTTCCATCCTCCAAAAAGTAACTCTAGAAGTTACTACACCAGCAGTTAGTTAA